Proteins encoded by one window of Cloeon dipterum chromosome 4, ieCloDipt1.1, whole genome shotgun sequence:
- the RecQ5 gene encoding ATP-dependent DNA helicase Q5, with the protein MSKGSNSSSNIDKLMRNTLKNVFKHQKFKSKTQEQAIRTILQGKNDVFVSMPTGSGKSLCFQLPAVARADKITIVFSPLLALMKDQLDFLNERKIDARTINSKMTSVERNAVLMDLRSVKPSTRLLYITPEQATTDTFRELVQKLYKSEKLGSFVVDEAHCVSQWGHDFRPDYLKLGRLRQLCPRVQWVAVTATAGKNVQKDIYEQLKLQNPAAFRVSCFRSNLFYDVVFPDTMEGQELADLVDFMDCAAEDGDRASGIIYCRTRNQTEELVCRLGSVGVFALAYHGGLKDKERIRVQDDWMQEKCKVIAATVSFGMGVDKANVRFVVHWGLPQNVAGYYQESGRAGRDGRPARCRIYYSRQERDAVTYLLQKALSEQTKEIKKRQAKAAIDSFQCMVQYCENSKCRHSVFTDFFGDDPPECVDKCDCCVNAKAVEKKITDFRMKSVKTGGGIGKADSYDADLYGGGRAGQKRETDEYNSSVSYESSNEGTAKSAMSSLIGKQFAMRKAPHSISAREPLPADCTNGSSRVRAAASTVTKINGLTVQSREMYLSLVEEALKKNSDLCHEGPEARPDEKTIGQIAVQLEYQAFSSNKVASIYRKMLMDMMSKIKKNTSNLLADPSLQTRVETKEEPLARTAPVEIKTATQVLAERTKKSENGYTSASKLLPKEPSGAEANKKPVESGRKTNKPGKDNKQQLSIVSFFEPKAAQGKKEAKPQEKKRKMAAVQVELASKKSKQSGSSPSKAVLAERIIKLLNPHYKTGKIKSKEAFKKIARILSHHLSQQNTTDEETLQATVFSYLDQKKEFRTEKDVFDL; encoded by the exons ATGTCGAAAGGAAGTAATTCCTCCTCGAACATCGACAAGCTGATGCGAAACACGCTGAAGAATGTCTTCAAGCACCAAAAATTCAAGAGCAAAACGCAAGAGCAGGCGATCAGGACCATTTTGCAAG GCAAAAATGACGTCTTTGTGTCCATGCCGACCGGCTCGGGCAAGTCGCTGTGCTTCCAACTTCCTGCCGTCGCGCGTGCAGACAAAATCACCATCGTCTTCTCGCCTCTGCTGGCCCTCATGAAG GACcagttggattttttaaatgagaggaaaattgACGCGCGGACGATCAACAGTAAAATGACGAGCGTTGAGAGGAACGCCGTCCTGATGGACCTGAGGAGTGTCAAGCCAAGCACACGGCTCCTCTACATCACCCCTGAACAGGCCACAACCGACACATTCAGG GAGTTGGTGCAGAAGCTTTACAAAAGTGAGAAACTGGGCAGTTTCGTGGTGGACGAGGCGCACTGCGTGAGCCAGTGGGGCCATGATTTTCGACCGGACTACCTGAAACTGGGCCGACTCCGCCAGCTGTGCCCTCGCGTCCAGTGGGTCGCCGTCACCGCCACCGCTGGAAagaat GTCCAGAAAGACATTTACGAGCAGCTCAAACTGCAGAACCCTGCGGCGTTCAGGGTGTCCTGCTTCcggagcaatttattttacgacGTCGTCTTCCCGGACACCATGGAGGGCCAGGAACTGGCTGATTTGGTCGATTTCATGGATTGTGCGGCTGAGGAT GGCGACCGAGCCAGCGGAATCATCTACTGCCGCACGAGGAACCAGACCGAGGAATTAGTCTGTCGGTTAGGCTCCGTCGGCGTGTTCGCGCTCGCCTACCACGGAG GCCTGAAAGACAAGGAGAGAATCAGGGTGCAAGACGATTGGATGCAGGAGAAATGCAAAGTGATCGCGGCGACTGTCAGTTTCGGCATGGGCGTCGACAAGGCCAACGTCAG GTTCGTGGTGCATTGGGGCCTGCCGCAGAACGTGGCCGGCTACTACCAGGAGTCGGGTCGAGCGGGGCGCGACGGCCGGCCTGCGCGCTGCCGCATTTATTATTCGCGGCAGGAGCGAGACGCGGTCACGTACCTGCTGCAGAAGGCGCTCTCGGAGCAGACCAAGGAGATCAAAAAGCGGCAGGCCAAGGCGGCCATCGACAGCTTCCAGTGCATGGTCCAGTACTGCGAAAACTCCAA ATGTCGACATTCTGtgtttactgatttttttggtGACGATCCGCCGGAATGCGTGGATAAATGCGACTGCTGCGTTAACGCCAAGGCTGTGGAGAAGAAAATCACGGATTTTCGCATGAAGAGCGTCAAAACTGGCGGCGGCATCGGCAAGGCGGACTCGTACGACGCTGATTTGTACGGCGGAGGCAGAGCCGGACAAAAGAG GGAGACGGATGAGTACAACTCAAGCGTTTCTTACGAGTCGAGCAACGAAGGAACGGCCAAGTCGGCCATGAGCAGCTTGATCGGCAAGCAGTTTGCGATGCGCAAGGCGCCGCACTCGATCAGCGCCAGGGAGCCGCTGCCTGCTGACTGCACCAACGGCTCCAGCAGGGTCAGGGCGGCCGCTAGCACCGTCACCAAGATCAACGGCCTCACCGTCCAG tCGAGGGAAATGTACCTGTCGCTGGTGGAGGAGGCGCTGAAGAAGAACAGCGACTTGTGCCACGAAGGCCCGGAGGCGAGGCCGGACGAAAAGACGATCGGACAAATTGCTGTGCAATTGGAGTACCAGGCCTTCAGCTCCAACAAAGTGGCTTCCATCTACAGAAAAATGCTCATGGACATG AtgtcaaaaataaagaaaaacacatCGAACCTGTTGGCCGACCCGAGTCTGCAGACGCGCGTCGAGACGAAAGAAGAGCCGCTGGCGAGAACTGCGCCGGTGGAAATCAAGACCGCAACTCAGGTTCTCGCCGAGCGGACCAAAAAATCGGAGAACGGCTACACGAGCGCGTCGAAACTGCTTCCGAAGGAGCCCTCGGGGGCGGAGGCGAATAAGAAGCCCGTCGAGAGCGGCAGGAAAACGAACAAGCCGGGCAAGGACAACAAGCAGCAGCTGTCCATCGTCAGTTTTTTCGAGCCGAAAGCAGCTCAGGGGAAAAAGGAGGCCAAGCCGCAGGAGAAGAAGCGGAAAATGGCGGCGGTTCAGGTGGAGCTGGCGAGCAAGAAGAGCAAACAAAGCGGCAGCTCGCCGAGCAAAGCTGTTCTTGCCGAGAGAATTATCAAACTGCTCAATCCGCACTACAAGACTGGCAAAATCAAGTCCAAGGAGGCCTTCAAGAAGATTGCCCGCATCCTTTCCCACCACCTCTCGCAGCAAAATACAACAG ATGAGGAGACGCTGCAAGCAACCGTCTTTTCGTATTTGGACCAAAAGAAGGAGTTCCGAACGGAAAAAGACGTTTTCGATCTGTGA
- the LOC135943373 gene encoding chymotrypsin B-like: protein MHAKDISALRPIPEIKQPRGFSVPVNLSFQNCGRKPTSTRRKQENDDSSTELPSITGQIFGGNIAQTGDHPWHVYFENEVTGGACGGTLISPTVVLTAAHCIYGSKAKDFRVSLGMYDKRKRRAPGVQRRKSSSLIVHPKYDSAEFISDVGLVILKKKVNITDNVRPICLWNDDSDSNLAHVAGSKAMAVGFGLADNYTLPDKLQEARLPIRGHKECYLSSRRFFGKYLRPGDNFCAGYTNGTTTCNEDIGGSLSVEKYGRWFIRGIVSFAMAKKVEFEGKNTSLCHPNQYSLFADVAGYVDWIVENTPDISFRN, encoded by the exons ATGCACGCAAAAGACATTTCTGCTCTACGCCCAATTCCGGAAATAAAACAACCGAGAG GATTCTCCGTGCCAGTGAACCTCAGTTTCCAAAACTGCGGAAGGAAACCGACGTCAACAAGAAGGAAACAAGAAAATGACGATTCTTCCACAGAATTACCATCGATCACTGGTCAAATATTCGGTGGAAACATAGCTCAGACAGGTGACCATCCTTGGCACGTTTACTTTGAGAATGAGGTGACAGGAGGAGCCTGCGGCGGGACATTGATTTCGCCGACTGTAGTTTTGACTG CTGCACATTGCATTTATGGATCCAAAGCAAAGGACTTCAGAGTTTCTCTTGGGATGTatgataaaagaaaaagaagagcccCTGGTGTTCAAAGAAGAAAG TCCAGCAGTCTGATTGTGCACCCGAAATATGACTCTGCGGAATTCATTAGTGACGTCGGACTCgtgattttgaagaaaaaagtaaatattactGACAATGTCCGTCCGATTTGCTTGTGGAACGACGACTCTGACTCAAACTTGGCTCACGTCGCTGGATCCAAAGCTATG GCGGTTGGATTTGGGCTTGCTGACAACTACACGTTGCCTGATAAATTGCAAGAGGCTCGACTTCCGATTAGAGGTCACAAGGAGTGCTATTTATCAAGCAGGAGGTTTTTCGGGAAATATTTGCGTCCGGGAGACAACTTTTGTGCCGGCTACACGAATG gaaCGACCACCTGCAACGAAGACATCGGAGGCAGCCTATCGGTGGAAAAATACGGCCGCTGGTTCATCAGGGGCATCGTCAGCTTTGCAATGGCGAAAAAAGTGGAGTTTGAGGGCAAAAATACTTCGTTGTGTCACCCTAATCAATATTCCTTGTTCGCTGACGTCGCAGGTTACGTGGACTGGATCGTGGAAAACACGCCGGACATTTCATTCCGAAATTAA